gggattaaaggaactgcactaggttggtttaaatcttatctgatagatttcagtttgttcatgttaatgatgaatcctccatgcacacaaaggttagctatggagttccacaaggctctgtgttaggaccaatactttttactttatatatgtctcctttaggcaacattattagaaaacacttcataaatatccactgctatgctgatgatacccagctatatttagctatgaaaccaaatgaaaataatcagttaataaagcttcatgcctacaagacataaggcttataaagttgctgtaatcaaaccattacttaaaaaaccctgtcttgatccaggtgatttagccaactatagaccaatatcaaatctcccgtttatctctaaaatcctggaaaaagtagttgcaaaacaattatgtgatcacctttacaggaataatttgtatgaagactttcagtcaggatatagagctcatcacagtacagaaacagcactggtaaaagtctccaatgatcttctcctcgcttcagataacggacttgtgtccgtactcgtcttactagaccttagtgccgcatttgacaccattgaccacaacattttattacagagactagaacatggatttgggattaaaggaaccacattacattggtttaaatcttatctgtcagacagattccaacttgttcatgttaatgatgactcttctttatgcaccaaagttagctatggagttccacagggctctgtgttaggaccaatactttttaatctgtacatgtcacctttaggcaaaattattaggaaacattccataaacttccactgctatgcagatgatacccagctctatttatctgtgaaaccagaagatactaaccaattagtcaaacttgaagcatgtctaaaagacataaagacctggatgtcctacaatttcctacttctaaattcagacaaaactgaaatcatcctctttgggcctaaaaacatgagaaatatgccgtataacaatatagttactttagatgacataactttggcctccagtactgcggtgaggaaccttggagttatttttgaccaggatttggcatttacgtcacatataagacaaatctctagaacagccttcttccacctacggaacattgctaaaattagaagcatcctgtctcaaagtgatgccgaaaaactggtccatgcatttgttacttctaggttggactactgtaattccctacttctggggtgtcctaataactccctaaaaagccttcaattaatccaaaatgctgcagcaagagtgcagactggattaggaaagagagatcatatttcaccttcactagcttctcttcattggcttcccataaaatctagaatagagttcaaaaccctcctccttacatacaaagctcttaatggtcaagctccatcatatttaaaagatctcatagttctgtatcgcccgattagaccacttcgatcccaaaatacaggcctacttgtggttcccagagtttgcaaaagtagaatgggaggcagagcctttagctatcaagctcctcttctgtggaaccagcttccaatccaaattcggggagcagacaccctctctacttttaagactaggcttaaaaccttcctttttgataaagcttatagttaaactgctcactcaacctgaactagcttttctctatacatttacttgtcaccactgtataccattaattctatatcctacaacctgtacgatgctttgttgttgcttttttgttgttttgttgttgcttttttgttgttttgttgttgcttttcttgttgttttgttgttgctttttgttgttgcttttcgttgctcttttcttttctttctccactttccactcaccccaaccggtcaaggcagatggccacccaccctgagcctggttctgctggaggtttctcccattaaagggagtttttcctctccactgttgcctagggcttgctcaagggggatttgttgggttgcttctacatacttgtgtagtctggactttattctgtaaagtgccttgagatgactttgttgtaaattggcgctatataaataaagttgaattgaattgaattgaattgaataaaggcctggatgtcccacaattttttacttttaaactcagacaaaactgaagtcatagtatttgggcccaaaactctcagagatatgatgtccaaccatattgttactctagatgccATAAGTCtgtcctccagtactactgcaaggaaccttggagttatttttgaccaggatttgtcctttaactcatataaaacaaatctctagaacagccttcttccacctacggaacattgccaaaattaggagcatcttgtttttaaagtgatgcagaaaaactagtccatgcatttgttacttctaggttggactactgtaattccctactttcaggatgccccagtaagtccctaaagagcctgaattaatccaaaatgctgcagcaagagtgctgactggaactagaaagagagatcatattgtGTATtgaccttcactagcttctctccattggcttcccattaaatttagaatagaatttaaaaccctgcttcttacatataaagctctgaacagtcaggctccatcatatatagaagacctcatagcaccatatcatcccagtagaccacttcgctctcagaacgcaggcctacttgtggttcccagaatttccaaaggtagaatgggaggcagagcctttagctatcaagctcctctcttgtggaaccagctcccagttcagatttagGAAGCAGTTCTCTACGTTAAaatctaggctcaaaaccttcctctttaataaagcttatagttagttatagttatgctgctataacTATAATCTCCTCTCAACCCACAGTTGTCACCACTatatgacattaactgtgttttttcccatagttgtctttcttcttctgtccccctctctctgtccctctctgcaggtgtccccgggctttgaagctatGTTTTCCAGTATGCAGTTGCCAGTCTTActaacctgcctgatgttttgttgttgctttttttcttttctctctgaacttTCTACTCACCCCACTTTccattgtttgttaaaaatattcagagcTGTTAATTCTTACATCGTGTGGACAGGGTGATGATCCCGACCATCATCAGAAGACAAAGCACTCccagacacagagcagcagatcTGAAAGACTTGTTTTGGACTGGAGGACGATTCAGAGTCTGTGGTCCTACAGAAGACAAGAAAACCATCAGTCTCAGCTGTCATCATTTTACTGTTTGGTTCTGGTTGATGCTAAAACACTCAGGAAGTTGGTATCAAAACTGAAGTCTTCAACCTGTGCCCTCCACCTAATTCCCACctcatttgttaaaaacatttttaattcatgtctGACAAACCAGTCAATAGTCAACCACTCTGTTCAAATGGATGTTTTCCCTACAGCCATGGTCCTCAGGAGACTCTGACCAACCCCCTGCTGTGATCTACATGCTGTACAATACTTATTACCACTTAAAATCGTTTACCCAGGTTGAAGTAATAAGTATTGAGTTTGGGTATTTCTCCCATCTGTGCATAGACCAGACTTTTATAAATTCTGTGTAAATGTGGTCAAGAATCTGCTCCTGTAAATGATCACAAAACCTGTTATTAGAAAAGCAAAGGTCCCCAAAGGGGAAACCAAGATGAAATAATTTACTCAGATCAGATCATTTACTCTGAAACATtttgtaacaaatgtaaaaatgcttgTTTAATTTATGTTGCTCTTGTGAAAGTTACTGACCTTTGAAAGctcagattttctttctcagaacaatctccttgatgtcaaccagtctggcttccatctatactacatccctggttTTATTCATCCACTCAtatggcttttcctatcattgctatgctgatgacacacagctctttccACCAGATGACTCCATTGTCTCATCACatatttctgcctgtcttttggacatgtttgaatgaaagaaagacGTCTTCAGCTCAGGCGCTAGTCATATCTTATCTCAATTACTGTAATGCCCTGATGATCCAAAACtacagcagctcgcctcattaaTAATCAGCTAAAAAGGACTAATGACACatcactcttcagatctctgcactggcttcctgtagctgcctgcaTTAGGTTCAGTACCTGCCTCCCTCATTCAGGTGTATAATCCCTCGTATCCAccgcggtctgccaacgaacaggTCTGGTGGTTCCAGCACCTCACcaaagacaccaagcaaaactcttcagctcagtcatCATGGAATTATCTACCAAACTCTGCTCGCTCAGCAGCCTCATTCCCAATAAACACTTTACCCAATAATTCTGCAACTTCCCCAtcactgaaactgaaaaaaaaaaattaaacttccTATCTTTTCTTCCTTGGGCTTGAATcttatgaaacagaaacacttcttctcattgtactttgctctgatgtttttgACCTATACCTCAcctgtaagtcactttggataaacttaatttgtatttgtattatgtgGAACAGAAACTGACACAGATGATGGAAATTTTCACTTTAAAGATTTgtctcattgttttttgttttcaccaaTGAACTTCTTTTTTTCATAGAGAGGTACCAACTATTTTTCTTCAAGTTTGAAGAACTTTTATTTATGAGAACTTTCTCTGAAACAACTTGAAACTTCcaaaagtaattaaatacaaaatacaatgaaaaaccACACTTTTTGTTTCAACAGTCAAACGATATAAGACCTCTACACCTGCCAACAGGTAGTGTCGTATAGACTTTACAACTGATGTTTGACTTTCCAAAGATCTGCCTTTTTTCAATAGTTTTATTtgtagtataaaaaaataatctgttgtACCAAAAAGTGGTGGCAGTAGCTCAGTCAGTAGAGTGGCTACCTACCAACcagagggtcagaggtcagaggtttgTGCCTGGCTCTCcctgaccacatgttgaagtgtccctgggtagAACTCTGAACCCCAAACAACCGcccatccctagctgtgcaggtcagtcccaagcctggtaaaaataggagggttgcgtcaggaagggcatccggcgtaaaaatgtgccaaatcaacatgaaatCAGTGATTtcctgtggcgaccctgaacttacaggatgagccagaaaaaaaaactttctgtccTAGTCAGAAATCATAGTCagattttcatttcagtcttttcattattacttttgaaattattttggaGAAAATTGTGGGTTTCATCTCGTTTCTATTGAAGACAACCAACACTTTTGTCATTTACAGTAGATGTAAAGTGGACATGGACTGAAAGGTTACTTCCCAATctaaggaaaaagaaacaggttaATACTTTGGATTTAAAGTCACAGTTAATTGTCTGTGCAGAGAGAGCATCTATTGAACAGGTAGAAGAAACGACCACAGAGGGAAGTGGCTGAAGCAGACGGAACAAAGTGTTATGGTCATGAGAGACCTATTATGATGACTGTGCAGGAGTTTGGTGATGttcatcaaatattttcaatatctACAATTAGTCCAGGATACAGTTAAATGGTAAGACAAGAAGTGACATTATCAGAACACACAAAGGTTCAGGTTGTGCAATGGTAAAGGACAGgatgtgttttttctgctttgtctcctaagaaatatgtcatttaCTAAAACCAAATGTTCTGTAGCATCATAACATAGTAGTtatggaaataaatgtaatacaaagCACATATTGAGCCCTGTCTGCTAAAACCACCAGACACcagaacagtttctttcctcaggCCATCACATCCATTTACATCTGACCTCATCTCTCTCTACATTGCTGCTATACACAGTCTACTGTACACACTGGACATAGTCCTACTCAaactgaacacatacacacacacacacacacacacacacacacacacacacacacacacacacacacacacacacacacacacactgcacctggTCATTCCCATGTTGTCtgtatcagtttttttctttctttttctgtaactgTCATTGTTACATTGTCTGTATCATTTAGTCTTTGAACACGTCCTTGACAGCTGCCAATGACTAAATCAAACTCCTCACATGTGTTATCAGACTTTGCCGAAGGACAATTCTAATTCTTAAAATTATTGCAAGCCAACAAGGAAATGAAAACAAGCAGTGGTTTGTCATCAGATATGACACATTTAATAACTAATACTgatgcagtttaaaaaataattcattgCACATTATACATATAATTCCCTGCTGATTTCTATACTTTATATAGTTGTATAGttttttatagttatagtttttttcttgttgcttttttaatgttgtattatgataaaacattttccataaacAGTGGGTGGGGGCTTATTAGGAtcttaacaataataataaacaattatttattgtttattttttttatagtttattcTATTGATTAGTGATGATTTCCCACTTACCTCCTTCCTGTGGCTGAAAATCAGTCTGCTCCTCTTCAATACTGTCTGGATTATCATAAATATCCACCTCATTTTCCACCCAACATGTTCCACCTTCCTCCACCTTCCTGTATCTCACCTTCTTAGAAAAATCTGGATTGGTGTAAATATGTGACGACATGTTGAGACTGAGACAGATAACAGTGGCTGAACTTCACCGACTGTTACTGTGTGAATCAATTACTATGCTACAGCAAAACTTCAATATTGACTAGTTTTGTATAAACTGCTATTGAAGCTGAAAAAAACCCTGACAGCAACAGAAAAGTagattttattactgtatttacaaacTATTTGTCTTTAGAGAACATAAAGGAAGTAACAAGAAAACCAACACATACACTGTGGGATAAAATTAACttgtagctgcagtttgtggttttctttactTCAGCTAAGAGACTGTGTTGTCCAGTTTTTAGATTTGAACCAGATACTAAACTGTGACTGCAAGACTGAAAACAACtaacatgaaattaaatttaacagGAAATACTACTTTCTTTTTAAGGAAGTGAAACCTTTAACTGAAGTTCATttgattactgcaacactttgttgatggggttaccagtatccacaatcaaacccttgcagatgatccaaaatgcagcagctcacctcatttttaatcagccaaaaaagacccatgtcacaccactttttagatctctacactgccttcctgtagctgctcgcatcaggttcaaaacTATGACTCTTggttacagggtggttaactcaacagctcctgctgacCTGAACTCACTCATTCAAATCTACAGTcgtccgctgcggtctgccaacgaacaacgtctggtgtcccagcaccacacaaaagacaccaagcaaaactgtttagcgcaatgatcccacgatggtggaacgagctaccaaactctgcacgctcagctgactctctcccaatattcaaaaaactgctgaaaacagaactcttccacatcttcctatgcacttaaatctcctaaaaaaaataaaataaaaataaaaaatcctttctgctctcttgcacttgcatctcgtgaactgtgaacacttttctgataggactttgctttgatgttttctccttgacttagatttttgctgccttgtacctcacttgtaagtcgctttggataaaagtgtctgctaaatgactaaatgtaaatgtaaaaactgataTCAACATGTTTTATAGCTGTTAGATCACCATGACAACGACTGTGGTCAGAGTGTGATATTTCCACTGCAACCATCAGGCCAAACATAGATAAACTGTATAATACTCACAAAGTAGATTCATCAACTTTTTCACTACGGTTCAGACTCTAAGAACAGCATAAACActcctgtgtgttttatttccagaggtggtagaagtacaaaatCTCAATttacaagtaaaaatacttcctttaaaaaaattctaCTACAGGTTTACAGTTTCAAATCATTTCACTCAAGCAAAAAGTACTAAGTACATGCTCTGAAACTGAAGTACACTTGTCCTCCACtgtattttaaactgtatttgatCAGAGGATATTCTGTTcaattcagttttttaattCAGCTCTACagtatatagcaccaattcacaacatagTCTTCTCAAGACACTTTACTTAATAAAGACTATGTAGAGATACAAACATATTCTCATCCCACACTATCAGATATCAAATTGTTCCACTTTGTACATCCTTTGGTGTATTGTATTGATGCCACAGGCACCTATTGGTGTTACTATTGGAGCCATAAGGAACAATGGTGTCCAGTATTGACCTGTGGGGTCAACATGATACGCTAATGGACTTCAAAAAGTtgcacaatttgatgccttaggaagCGTCACTATCtgcgctgtgggatgagaacgtgttgagAAAACACCTGAAAATTAGTTTTCTACAGAAAACTCACTGTAAATGTAGTCATCAGTTTTTCAGCACAACatgatttgtcatttgtttttgtttttttagaaaacttGAATCATGATTAAATCAAGTGGTGGCAcgttgggcaagacactgaacctcaagttgctcctggagggtcagatgagcaccttgcatggcagccaccaccatcgataagtgaatgagaagcaacattgtaaagtgctttggctAAAAGCACCATATAAGCAGcaatttacttaatttactgTCCAAAATATTAAGTTTGCCTAAAGGGGGTTTTAGGATCTGGATGAACGACATACTTTAGGTTTAGATGCTCAAATCATAGAAGAAAATAGGtcccaacaaaaacactttaatggaaagaaaaaagaaaagaaagaaagaaagaaagttcaggaagagcaacaagatgaacagatgtgcagtagatgctgtgtggacagaacagagcaacaaagcagatttacacCTGTGTCCAATCACTTACCTTCTTCCTGTGACTGAATATCAGTGCCATCATCTCTGATAACATCTGCATTCTCGTAGATATccacctctctttcctcccactctcctccatcttcctccacctttctgtTGTATCTCACCTTGGAAAAATCTGGTTTGGCGTAAATTATATCTGAAGACATCTTGAGACgactgagacagacagacagtagctgaacttcactgactgttactgtgctgcagtaaaactttaaagtctTCTACTGTAGTAAAAACTACGACCTGtggcagagagaaatgcagtaaCGTGATCTactttactgatgctgctgtcagggttCAACCTTCTGTCTGGTTCAGgaagtaacaagaaaacaagtgttcacacctttttattcatttgactggttgataaaaataacttgtagctgcagtttgttgtttcatttactcCAATAAGGAAACTGTGTTGTCCAGTTTTTAGATTTATGAAACTGTTTAGATAAAGTAAAATCACCTGACTGCAAAatttgcgcacacacacacacacacacacacacacacacacacacacacacacacacacacacacacacacacacacacacacacacacacacacacacacacacagcagcagattaacaacaaattaatcttaattttttctttctaacagatgaacagaataattttaatgaagaaaacttttaacaaaatataaatgataaactgtTGTCTTTGCTCTGGAACAAAGTGTCAGAccatcagtctgtcagtgacTTAACAACATCATAGTGTCACTAATGCAGAGCAGGCTGCAATGAAAATGGTTGTGATCAGACGATGTTTCAATAGGTGCAACCATCAGTACAAAGTGTGTAAAAGTACTACAGAcacatgaaaattaaaaaccacaGATTGGTATAAACTTCTTGCTCCACAGTAGATGAAACTCATCTGAATCACCAAGTTGAATTTGGTAGAATAGTAGAATTTCATACAATGAATTTGGGAagtttttcatgttcttttttcaaGATTAGTGCCCTCACCTGGTAAAGGAGTAAACTGCAAGTTCATTATCCTGAGCTGCTCCATCAGTGGCTTCAGCCTCATTGATGTTTGAACTCTTACATATGAGCCAAAATTCAGATTAACATgagttagtttttattattataataaatataaacagtaaCAATGTATGAATGTtctcacacaaataaaatacagtgatGAACCACACTTAAAGTTCCATAACAAACATTAAGATTACGATGGTGAAATGGTGATGCACAACTTCCTGACTCAAAGTAAACCAGGCCACCATGATgtcaaattcaattttatttacctATTTTAATTCTATCATAATTTTACACAATTTTCAAGATAGAAATGTCAAGCtcaacaaaatatttctagTCAGATATTGTATCTGGATTCACACAGGCAGCCAGCAGCATCACCATTTCA
The nucleotide sequence above comes from Channa argus isolate prfri chromosome 1, Channa argus male v1.0, whole genome shotgun sequence. Encoded proteins:
- the LOC137102296 gene encoding C-type lectin domain family 12 member B-like → MSSHIYTNPDFSKKVRYRKVEEGGTCWVENEVDIYDNPDSIEEEQTDFQPQEGGPQTLNRPPVQNKSFRSAALCLGVLCLLMMVGIITLSTRYILVTLEKNDLEKNLNNLSHRYNQSQHLIKQLQVHSVTKEKELQSRIDNLIKNYSQSQNEVKQLQDKMAGK